The following are encoded in a window of Methanomassiliicoccales archaeon genomic DNA:
- a CDS encoding NAD+ synthase, giving the protein MMPPQLKELTVEAIGEFIRAHMSDSKATGVVVGLSGGIDSAVVTKLCVDVLGPEKVLNVFLPSPTTPEQDLEDVRRMSKDWGTTLLVYDIGPLLKSYNLIMPGSECKEVAGNLMARIRMAILYAHANLDSRLVIGTGNKSELLMGYFTKWGDGGADLLPIGDLYKTEVRELARSIGVPESVIEKEPSAGLWEGQTDESEMGISYDDLDLVLSGLEEQTSLGVISKRTGVPMALVEMVFEKNASSRHKRRMPLIPKLGLRTVGCDWRE; this is encoded by the coding sequence ATGATGCCACCGCAACTTAAGGAACTGACCGTGGAGGCCATCGGTGAATTCATACGGGCCCATATGAGCGATTCCAAGGCCACTGGTGTCGTGGTCGGTCTCTCTGGCGGCATAGACTCAGCGGTCGTCACCAAGCTCTGCGTCGACGTGCTCGGCCCAGAGAAAGTGCTGAACGTGTTCTTGCCTTCGCCGACCACTCCGGAGCAGGACCTGGAGGACGTGCGGCGGATGAGCAAGGATTGGGGAACGACCCTGCTGGTCTACGATATCGGTCCTCTGCTCAAGAGCTATAACCTGATCATGCCGGGATCGGAGTGCAAGGAGGTGGCCGGGAATCTCATGGCCCGCATCCGCATGGCCATCCTATACGCCCATGCCAATCTGGATTCTCGTCTGGTCATTGGAACGGGCAACAAGTCCGAACTGCTAATGGGCTACTTCACCAAGTGGGGGGACGGCGGGGCCGACCTCCTGCCCATCGGAGATCTGTACAAGACCGAGGTAAGGGAGCTCGCCCGATCGATAGGTGTGCCGGAGAGCGTCATTGAAAAAGAGCCTTCGGCCGGTCTATGGGAAGGGCAGACGGACGAGTCGGAGATGGGCATCTCCTATGACGACCTGGACCTGGTGCTCTCTGGACTGGAAGAGCAGACATCATTGGGCGTGATCTCGAAGAGGACCGGTGTGCCTATGGCCTTGGTGGAAATGGTCTTCGAGAAGAACGCCAGCTCCCGGCACAAGCGCCGAATGCCGCTCATCCCCAAGCTGGGACTGAGGACCGTAGGTTGCGACTGGCGGGAATGA
- a CDS encoding carbon-nitrogen hydrolase family protein: MRLALCQLRSALGDKESNLERMRLAVEETDADLFLFPEMGVTGYMVRDRFMTLAEDIDGESVSYLGELSDRTGKAMVFGMPLNDSEYPGLVTNSAVMVTPDGRVQRYDKMHPANFGPFEEGLYFKPGKIPEMFQFRGKGVGVCICYDIFFPEICKAYAMQGADLLLCLSASPMTSRSSFERLIPARAVENTYPVAYVNNVGAQLNMVFFGGSQAYDARGRLLGKLPYLREAVAVVDIDSQQTTVARRSRPTIRDTHLG; this comes from the coding sequence ATGCGATTGGCCCTTTGCCAACTGAGAAGTGCCCTGGGGGATAAGGAGAGCAACTTGGAGCGTATGCGTCTGGCGGTCGAGGAAACCGACGCCGACCTGTTCCTCTTCCCGGAGATGGGCGTCACCGGTTACATGGTCCGTGACCGCTTCATGACACTGGCGGAGGACATCGACGGAGAGAGCGTATCCTACCTGGGGGAGCTTTCGGACCGCACGGGCAAGGCCATGGTCTTCGGCATGCCGCTCAACGACTCGGAATATCCGGGGCTGGTCACGAACAGCGCAGTGATGGTGACCCCTGACGGAAGGGTGCAGAGGTACGATAAGATGCACCCGGCGAACTTCGGTCCTTTCGAGGAAGGCCTATATTTCAAACCTGGAAAGATCCCCGAGATGTTCCAGTTCAGGGGAAAGGGGGTCGGTGTCTGCATATGCTATGATATCTTCTTCCCGGAGATATGCAAAGCATACGCCATGCAGGGTGCTGACCTGCTCCTGTGCTTGTCGGCCTCACCGATGACCTCCCGTTCGTCGTTCGAGAGATTGATACCGGCACGGGCGGTGGAGAACACTTACCCTGTGGCCTACGTGAACAACGTAGGAGCTCAACTGAACATGGTGTTCTTCGGGGGTAGCCAAGCCTACGACGCCCGCGGACGATTATTGGGCAAGCTCCCCTATCTGAGGGAGGCGGTGGCGGTGGTCGACATCGATTCCCAGCAGACGACGGTGGCCCGCCGCTCTCGACCGACGATACGTGATACTCATCTGGGTTAG
- a CDS encoding cation:proton antiporter has product MDEYVSLLVVTVLAFVTPLLFSRTRVPVVVAEILVGLGVGLIAFLGYRLTGVQILESGVTVEVLAGIGFIFLMFLSGLEIDFGKLERGGRWTIIKSVAMLLITMLLTYGLITLVDSLIGLNIDPFYMALILSTTSVAVVLSIVREMRISRTAPGQLIMVSALVADVLTMIVIAAYTINIQVIASQDFFYGVEAMGIVVLIIVSFYLTFKLGSWAMWHYPEVLQRFFKLDDPHELGVRGSLAIIFTFVALSTVIQSEALAVLGAFLAGAVISLLFQEGAMLGKKLFGVGYGFLVPVFFINIGISFDFEAILSPTVLLIPVLFLIAAVAKILPAMLIMRSGDLKQDMATGVLLTGGLTLMIAAAQIGLSLDIISNSERGMIILLAVIFSATMPIIFKYLYKTEVK; this is encoded by the coding sequence ATGGATGAGTACGTCTCGTTGTTGGTGGTCACCGTCTTGGCCTTCGTGACGCCGCTGCTCTTCAGCAGGACACGGGTCCCGGTGGTGGTGGCCGAGATATTGGTAGGTCTCGGGGTGGGATTGATCGCCTTCCTAGGGTACAGGCTCACGGGCGTCCAGATACTGGAATCCGGGGTCACGGTCGAGGTCCTGGCCGGAATAGGTTTCATCTTCCTGATGTTCCTGAGCGGACTGGAGATCGATTTCGGCAAACTGGAGAGAGGGGGACGCTGGACCATCATCAAGTCCGTGGCCATGCTGCTGATTACCATGCTGTTGACCTATGGTCTGATCACCCTGGTCGATTCATTGATCGGACTGAACATCGACCCGTTCTACATGGCATTGATCCTGAGCACCACATCGGTGGCGGTGGTCCTATCCATCGTTCGGGAGATGCGTATCTCCCGGACGGCACCCGGACAGCTGATCATGGTCTCAGCCCTGGTGGCCGATGTGCTGACCATGATCGTCATCGCCGCCTACACCATCAACATTCAGGTCATCGCCTCCCAGGACTTCTTCTATGGAGTGGAGGCCATGGGCATCGTGGTCCTGATCATCGTATCCTTCTATCTGACGTTCAAGCTGGGCTCATGGGCCATGTGGCATTATCCTGAGGTATTGCAAAGGTTCTTCAAACTGGACGACCCGCACGAGCTGGGGGTCCGGGGATCGTTGGCCATCATCTTTACTTTCGTCGCTTTGTCCACGGTCATCCAGTCCGAGGCACTGGCGGTGCTGGGGGCCTTCCTGGCCGGAGCGGTGATCTCCCTACTGTTCCAGGAGGGCGCCATGCTGGGCAAGAAGCTCTTCGGGGTGGGATACGGTTTCCTGGTGCCGGTCTTCTTCATCAATATCGGCATCTCCTTCGATTTCGAGGCCATACTGTCTCCCACAGTCCTTCTGATACCGGTACTGTTCCTCATAGCCGCGGTGGCCAAGATACTCCCGGCCATGTTGATCATGAGGTCGGGTGACCTCAAGCAGGATATGGCCACGGGGGTCCTGTTGACCGGAGGGCTGACCCTGATGATCGCCGCCGCCCAGATAGGTCTATCATTGGACATAATCTCTAATTCGGAAAGAGGTATGATCATCCTGCTGGCGGTCATCTTCTCGGCCACAATGCCCATCATCTTCAAGTATCTCTACAAGACCGAGGTGAAATGA
- a CDS encoding NAD-binding protein: MMRTIIVGGGRIGKFISKDLDDFVIIEKERIRAENLAREVGEEHVIVGDGEDPQVLEKAGAKHADALLAITNQDRTNLKVALAAKAMGIPRVIARCDDPAYIDTMHSEGVESVICPAQTASRMIHSTLFHDVQEIASIHVTKGSLLDGTRLGDVGSLAKTRVLGVIRKNDVLKPDPDLAVKSGDEVLLCSLGGMSPELRQLMARETTGLLPFSEIVVMIGDEAMIETVGDESLYLAAHLGKIPVEVHYPADEPPQRLQDLAQIWGVPVEHFSMKSGVETGFTCILFRKMQKNSLVAVGPGEITNKRSFKQCDLMKMLERDKVPVLICRRKIPYTKILAVYDGSEDSMDLAEAVLKIALHTGSSLHILDISEQEGNILDLEHLKRLGRSRDIEVKQLSIEGNPTLDLVALVTGGGYSMLAIRWSCSNVRKDILRKVIADSALSVLLVR, translated from the coding sequence ATGATGCGAACCATCATCGTGGGCGGAGGGCGCATCGGTAAGTTCATCTCCAAGGACCTGGACGATTTCGTAATAATCGAAAAGGAAAGGATCAGGGCGGAGAACCTGGCCAGAGAGGTCGGGGAAGAACATGTCATCGTTGGCGATGGGGAGGACCCCCAGGTGCTGGAGAAAGCTGGAGCTAAGCATGCCGATGCACTATTGGCCATAACCAACCAGGACCGTACCAATCTGAAGGTGGCCCTGGCCGCCAAGGCCATGGGCATCCCGCGGGTCATTGCGCGCTGTGATGACCCGGCATATATCGATACTATGCACTCCGAGGGGGTGGAGAGCGTCATCTGCCCTGCCCAAACCGCCAGTCGAATGATCCATTCCACCCTGTTCCACGATGTGCAGGAGATAGCCTCCATCCACGTGACCAAAGGGTCCCTGCTCGACGGTACACGTTTGGGAGACGTTGGAAGCCTGGCCAAGACCCGGGTACTGGGGGTCATACGTAAGAACGATGTCCTGAAGCCTGACCCTGACCTGGCAGTTAAGTCCGGAGACGAGGTACTGCTATGCAGCCTGGGGGGCATGAGCCCGGAGCTCCGTCAACTGATGGCGCGAGAGACCACCGGCCTTTTACCCTTCTCCGAGATCGTGGTAATGATCGGGGACGAGGCCATGATCGAAACGGTCGGGGACGAGAGCCTGTATCTCGCCGCGCACCTGGGGAAGATACCGGTGGAGGTGCACTATCCGGCCGATGAGCCGCCTCAACGCTTGCAGGACCTGGCTCAGATATGGGGCGTACCCGTGGAGCATTTCTCAATGAAGAGCGGGGTGGAGACCGGCTTCACCTGCATCCTTTTCCGAAAGATGCAGAAGAACTCCCTGGTGGCCGTTGGTCCAGGGGAGATCACCAACAAGCGCTCTTTCAAACAATGCGACCTCATGAAGATGTTGGAACGTGACAAGGTTCCAGTGCTGATCTGTCGGCGGAAGATCCCTTACACCAAGATATTGGCGGTCTACGACGGTTCGGAGGACTCCATGGACCTGGCCGAGGCCGTCTTGAAGATCGCTCTTCACACTGGCTCAAGCCTCCACATCCTGGACATCAGCGAACAGGAGGGCAATATCCTGGACCTAGAGCATCTCAAGCGTTTGGGCAGGAGCAGGGACATAGAGGTCAAACAACTATCCATCGAGGGCAACCCCACCCTGGACCTGGTGGCCCTGGTGACCGGTGGGGGATACAGCATGCTGGCCATACGTTGGAGCTGTTCCAATGTGCGCAAGGACATCCTGAGGAAGGTGATCGCAGACTCGGCCCTCAGCGTTCTCCTGGTCAGATGA
- a CDS encoding homoserine dehydrogenase: protein MRLALVGFGTVGQGLAEALAMKKEMLNDHFHADLQIVAAFDSRTYAYDPKGLDPLALVASKVAGKGLGKVQKKSASETLNDLDYDVLVEMTPTNILDAEPGYTNISTALKAGKDVVTSNKGPLALKYRALDNLAKKNNVELRFEATVGGATPIINLSRELLMAEKVESMKGILNGTCNFILSRMGEEGLPFEYVLKEAQEMGYAETDPSYDIDGIDSASKLAILANAMMGLDVTYNDVRRTGIRQITQEAVDLAAKEKKVIRLIGEVNGNGIEVSPRMVQLGHPLAISGTLNVLHIHTDLAGAITVTGRGAGRKETASAIMSDLVGLLKRNACVNGRVK, encoded by the coding sequence ATGCGCCTAGCTCTCGTTGGATTCGGCACCGTCGGCCAAGGTTTGGCCGAGGCATTGGCTATGAAGAAGGAGATGCTCAACGACCACTTTCACGCCGATCTGCAAATTGTGGCCGCGTTCGATTCCCGAACCTACGCCTATGACCCCAAAGGCCTGGACCCGCTGGCACTGGTGGCCAGTAAGGTAGCCGGAAAGGGATTGGGCAAGGTCCAGAAGAAGAGCGCCTCGGAAACGCTGAACGATCTTGATTATGACGTACTTGTGGAGATGACCCCCACCAACATCCTGGACGCGGAGCCTGGTTACACCAACATAAGCACCGCTTTGAAGGCTGGCAAGGACGTGGTCACCTCCAACAAGGGGCCGCTCGCCCTAAAGTACCGCGCACTGGACAATTTGGCCAAGAAGAACAACGTTGAACTGCGCTTCGAGGCCACCGTTGGCGGGGCCACTCCCATAATCAACCTGTCCCGGGAATTGCTAATGGCCGAGAAGGTCGAGTCCATGAAGGGCATCCTCAACGGCACCTGCAATTTCATCCTCAGCCGCATGGGCGAGGAAGGATTGCCGTTCGAGTACGTGCTGAAGGAGGCTCAGGAGATGGGGTACGCGGAGACGGACCCCAGCTACGACATCGACGGCATAGACAGCGCCAGCAAGCTTGCGATACTGGCCAACGCCATGATGGGTCTTGATGTGACGTATAACGACGTGCGCAGGACGGGCATTCGCCAGATCACCCAGGAAGCGGTCGACCTGGCGGCAAAGGAGAAGAAGGTCATCAGGCTGATAGGCGAGGTGAACGGCAACGGGATCGAGGTCTCCCCTCGCATGGTGCAGTTAGGTCACCCGTTGGCCATATCCGGAACGCTGAACGTACTTCACATACACACCGACCTGGCCGGGGCCATAACCGTCACGGGCAGAGGGGCCGGAAGGAAGGAGACCGCCAGTGCCATCATGAGCGATCTGGTCGGTCTTCTTAAGAGAAACGCCTGCGTCAACGGCAGGGTTAAATAG
- the cimA gene encoding citramalate synthase codes for MPTRASIFDTTLRDGSQTEGVSFSTEDKLEILDRLDAFGIDFIEGGYPGSNPKDKAFFKAAKSVKLKNGKLVAFGSTHRPGHSPEQDQNLKALLDTETEWVCIFGKSWDLHTEKALQVSLEENLNIVHDTVAFMKENGRRVIFDAEHFFDGYKNNQKYAFQVLDEAKKAGAEWFCLCDTNGGAFPSEVFQIVSHVRQEMKVPLGIHAHNDGELAVGNSLAAVEAGASMVQGTMNGLGERCGNANLCSVIPNLMLKMGVQTGVQHLDRLTGLANFVAEMANIAPNPRAPYVGRSAFAHKGGIHVSAVLKDSRTYEHVDPALIGNLRRILVSELSGVSNIMAKAEELGIDTERDGGRSILEKMKALEAQGFQYEAADASLELLIRKLKGQNTSPFRLDGFRTFMDVTGDVMTSEASVRVVDSDGTLEHTAANGNGPVNALDRALRKALERFYPVLKEMRLIDYKVRVIDGKEATAAKVRVLISSTDGTQTWTTIGVSENIIEASLMALIDSIEYKLMKAGISGNDVTLNCE; via the coding sequence TTGCCCACCAGGGCTAGTATCTTTGACACCACTTTACGTGACGGATCCCAGACCGAGGGGGTCTCGTTCTCCACCGAGGACAAACTGGAGATCCTCGATCGCCTGGACGCTTTTGGCATCGACTTCATCGAAGGCGGATACCCCGGATCGAACCCCAAGGACAAGGCGTTCTTCAAAGCGGCCAAGAGCGTCAAGCTGAAGAACGGTAAGCTGGTGGCCTTCGGTTCCACTCACAGACCGGGACATTCACCGGAACAGGACCAGAACCTTAAGGCGCTGCTCGACACCGAGACCGAATGGGTCTGCATCTTTGGAAAGTCCTGGGACCTGCACACGGAGAAGGCCTTGCAGGTATCATTGGAGGAGAACCTGAACATCGTTCACGATACCGTGGCCTTCATGAAGGAGAACGGTCGAAGGGTCATCTTCGACGCCGAGCATTTCTTTGATGGCTATAAGAACAATCAAAAGTACGCATTTCAAGTGTTGGATGAGGCGAAGAAGGCCGGGGCGGAATGGTTCTGTCTCTGCGACACCAACGGCGGTGCCTTTCCCAGCGAGGTCTTTCAGATAGTCTCACACGTGCGGCAGGAGATGAAAGTACCGTTGGGCATACACGCTCATAACGACGGCGAGCTGGCGGTCGGCAATTCGTTGGCGGCGGTGGAGGCCGGCGCCTCCATGGTACAAGGGACGATGAACGGTCTGGGCGAGAGATGCGGCAACGCCAATCTCTGTTCGGTGATACCGAACCTCATGCTGAAGATGGGCGTGCAGACCGGAGTGCAGCACCTGGACCGACTGACCGGTCTGGCCAACTTCGTGGCCGAGATGGCCAACATCGCACCGAACCCCCGCGCACCCTACGTGGGCAGGAGCGCCTTCGCTCATAAGGGGGGGATACACGTCAGCGCGGTTCTGAAGGATTCCCGGACGTACGAGCATGTGGACCCCGCGCTCATAGGGAATCTGCGCCGTATACTCGTCTCCGAGCTTTCCGGAGTATCGAACATCATGGCCAAGGCCGAGGAGCTGGGCATCGACACCGAGAGGGACGGCGGGCGTTCCATCCTGGAGAAGATGAAGGCGCTGGAGGCACAGGGCTTCCAGTATGAGGCGGCGGATGCCAGCCTGGAACTGTTGATCCGCAAGCTCAAGGGACAGAACACCTCCCCGTTCCGATTGGACGGGTTCCGCACGTTCATGGACGTCACCGGAGACGTCATGACCTCAGAGGCGTCGGTCAGGGTCGTGGATTCGGACGGAACGCTGGAACATACCGCCGCGAACGGTAACGGCCCGGTGAACGCTTTGGACCGAGCTCTGCGCAAGGCGCTGGAACGCTTCTACCCGGTGCTGAAAGAGATGCGCCTGATAGATTACAAGGTCAGGGTGATCGACGGTAAGGAAGCCACCGCGGCCAAGGTGCGGGTCCTCATCAGCTCAACGGACGGTACGCAGACATGGACCACGATAGGCGTGTCCGAGAACATCATCGAGGCGTCGCTGATGGCCCTCATCGACAGCATCGAATACAAGCTGATGAAGGCCGGTATCAGCGGCAACGACGTTACCTTGAACTGCGAGTAA
- a CDS encoding 50S ribosomal protein L16, which yields MARKPARMYRRLTGQAFTRREYMGGVPALRINTFDLGITNGDFPVTINLKVKETCQIRHTAMEAARIACNRVMSRTPGGNYHLKFRIYPHHVLRENKLATGAGADRISSGMRNSYGKNVGTAARVHAGQIVLTMRIPTSNFASAKTALWKASLKLPTPCFIEIVKGAELVK from the coding sequence ATGGCCAGAAAGCCGGCAAGGATGTACAGGAGACTCACGGGACAGGCCTTTACCCGCAGGGAATACATGGGTGGCGTGCCCGCACTGAGGATCAACACTTTCGATCTGGGGATCACCAATGGCGATTTCCCGGTTACCATCAACCTCAAGGTCAAGGAGACATGTCAGATCAGACACACCGCCATGGAGGCTGCCCGTATAGCATGCAACAGGGTGATGTCCAGGACACCCGGTGGTAACTATCACCTGAAGTTCAGGATATATCCTCACCACGTGCTTAGGGAGAACAAGCTAGCCACCGGAGCCGGTGCTGATCGTATCTCCAGCGGTATGAGGAACTCTTACGGCAAGAACGTGGGCACCGCCGCTCGGGTCCATGCCGGACAGATAGTTCTCACCATGAGGATACCCACCTCGAATTTCGCAAGCGCCAAGACGGCGTTGTGGAAGGCATCCCTCAAGCTGCCCACCCCCTGCTTCATTGAGATCGTGAAGGGTGCTGAGCTGGTGAAGTAG
- a CDS encoding cation:proton antiporter — protein MDVDTLFLAGGAIIFTGFISNYLFRRFKAPDVLILMFLGMIMGPGAIGLISSDVAQNMEAVTPYVASLALAVIMFQAGMDLHIGEVVRSFKRSLIQTVVAFAASMLVTTVLCLVLTDWNLNTCLLLGAILGGTSGAIVIPMVSGLGISKSVKMILTLESAITDVLVIVIATSIIVFMSQDGADITSGVSLLVISFLVSIMIGVIAGLVWTRVLLRLSAQPFSYMITIAAMLLVFAITNFLVDKAGGGAIAVLVFGLTLGNRSEFVRILKIKEECYSLEDKVKRFHDEISFLIRTFFFVYLGLVVTTIAFTAWYILLSLIIFLGLLVARYISMRLADNCIGLDDRDQMGLFYMMPRGLAAAVMASIPFSYPSVFSEVTAGSILGVTVMVVLLTTALASVGAFYLELHIRRQNKNGNGQRAGGRT, from the coding sequence TTGGACGTTGACACCTTATTTCTGGCCGGGGGCGCCATCATCTTCACAGGTTTCATTTCCAACTACCTGTTCAGGCGGTTCAAGGCTCCAGATGTCCTGATACTGATGTTCCTCGGCATGATCATGGGGCCCGGTGCCATCGGTCTCATCTCCAGCGATGTGGCCCAGAACATGGAGGCGGTAACCCCATACGTGGCCTCCCTGGCCCTGGCGGTCATCATGTTCCAAGCTGGAATGGACCTGCACATCGGAGAGGTCGTGAGGTCATTCAAGAGATCGCTAATCCAGACGGTAGTGGCATTCGCCGCCTCCATGTTGGTGACGACCGTGCTCTGTCTAGTGCTTACCGACTGGAACCTTAACACATGCCTTTTGCTGGGGGCGATCCTGGGCGGAACTAGCGGTGCCATAGTCATTCCCATGGTGTCCGGCCTGGGAATATCTAAGTCCGTGAAGATGATCCTGACCTTGGAGTCGGCCATCACTGATGTGCTGGTGATCGTCATCGCCACCTCCATAATCGTGTTCATGAGCCAGGACGGGGCGGACATCACCTCCGGTGTCAGCCTGCTGGTGATATCGTTCTTGGTCTCCATCATGATAGGGGTCATCGCCGGGCTGGTGTGGACGCGCGTGCTCCTGCGTCTGAGCGCCCAACCATTCTCCTACATGATCACCATCGCCGCCATGTTGCTGGTGTTCGCCATCACGAACTTCCTGGTCGATAAGGCCGGTGGCGGAGCCATCGCGGTACTGGTCTTCGGTCTGACCCTCGGCAACCGAAGCGAGTTTGTCCGCATATTGAAGATCAAGGAGGAATGCTATTCCCTGGAGGACAAGGTCAAACGTTTCCACGATGAGATATCGTTCCTGATACGCACGTTCTTCTTCGTCTACCTGGGATTGGTGGTGACCACCATCGCCTTCACCGCATGGTACATACTATTGAGCCTCATCATATTCCTAGGCCTGCTCGTCGCCCGCTATATCTCCATGAGGCTGGCCGATAACTGCATCGGGCTGGACGACAGGGACCAGATGGGCCTTTTCTACATGATGCCCCGTGGCCTGGCCGCTGCGGTCATGGCCTCCATCCCCTTCTCCTATCCATCGGTGTTCAGTGAGGTCACTGCCGGTTCCATTCTTGGCGTCACGGTCATGGTGGTCCTGCTCACTACCGCATTGGCATCGGTGGGCGCCTTCTACCTGGAACTGCACATAAGACGTCAGAACAAGAACGGCAATGGGCAGAGGGCAGGGGGCAGAACATGA
- the dph2 gene encoding diphthamide biosynthesis enzyme Dph2, which produces MMDLQTEKAVEEIRKRGAVVVGLQMPEGLKVRAREMARELEEATGCEVVIVGDPCYGACDLRSFEGMDLLVHVGHAPIPDLTPKVPTVFLEVRMDFDVRTGLQGAMDRIASKVGLVATAQHLHLLPSIEKMLTENGREVHIGKGDARTASPGQVLGCNVSSAHAVEGSVEQFIFIGSGYFHPLAVALGTGRPVLCLDPYRGMVDDLQEMRDKVLRQRYAAMAKAQEAKDWLVLVCDRSGQRRMTLARKCRDMLRERGMKAEVLLLNEVRAEALLPYRAEAAVSTACPRLAIDDGPHYPIPLLTPWELEMVLGVRKMDDYRLDQILEGDTPC; this is translated from the coding sequence ATGATGGACCTTCAGACCGAAAAGGCCGTCGAGGAGATCAGGAAGCGCGGGGCGGTCGTGGTCGGATTGCAGATGCCCGAGGGCCTAAAGGTCCGAGCGAGGGAGATGGCCAGAGAGCTGGAGGAGGCCACCGGTTGCGAGGTGGTGATCGTCGGTGACCCTTGCTATGGAGCATGCGACCTGAGGTCGTTCGAGGGAATGGACCTGCTGGTACACGTCGGTCATGCACCGATACCCGACCTGACGCCAAAGGTCCCCACGGTGTTCCTGGAGGTGCGAATGGACTTCGACGTTCGCACGGGATTGCAGGGCGCAATGGACCGAATCGCCTCCAAGGTGGGGTTGGTAGCCACCGCGCAGCATCTGCATCTTCTCCCTTCGATCGAAAAGATGCTTACCGAGAACGGCCGTGAAGTGCATATCGGAAAGGGAGATGCCCGGACGGCCTCTCCGGGTCAGGTGCTGGGATGCAACGTCAGCTCCGCTCATGCCGTGGAAGGTTCGGTGGAGCAGTTCATCTTCATAGGTAGCGGTTACTTCCACCCCTTGGCGGTGGCGTTAGGCACCGGCAGGCCAGTGCTGTGCCTGGACCCTTACCGGGGAATGGTGGACGACCTGCAGGAGATGAGGGACAAGGTCCTGCGGCAACGCTACGCTGCCATGGCCAAGGCCCAAGAGGCCAAGGACTGGCTGGTGCTGGTGTGCGACCGGTCTGGTCAACGCAGGATGACATTGGCAAGGAAATGCCGCGATATGCTGCGGGAGAGGGGGATGAAGGCAGAGGTCCTTTTACTGAACGAGGTAAGGGCCGAGGCGCTGTTGCCCTATCGGGCGGAGGCGGCGGTGAGCACCGCCTGCCCGCGATTGGCCATCGATGACGGTCCGCACTATCCGATACCGCTCCTCACCCCCTGGGAGCTGGAGATGGTACTGGGGGTTCGGAAAATGGACGATTATCGCCTGGACCAGATACTGGAAGGGGACACACCATGCTAA
- the mtxX gene encoding methanogenesis marker protein Mmp4/MtxX, whose product MLAPEQIFMRARDNRARVGIGLGNDARKVKGTARSAMKKGYAEVIIFDSPDEMIKALAKGEVQAAVRGDLSANETMVAIKRQFGLEHILRAALMQPKGGKMFFLAPVGVDEGGDIESKMEIIRLSAKLFASIGEEMQAGVLSGGRIGDMGRSEEVDRTIREGLELEALAKREGYAVEHCQILIEDAVRTKNLIVAPNGITGNIIFRTMHLVDGCVSMGAPILNLERIFVDTSRAKRCYTDSIALASALVVKGK is encoded by the coding sequence ATGCTTGCCCCTGAGCAAATTTTCATGAGGGCCAGGGATAACCGGGCCCGGGTAGGCATAGGTCTCGGTAACGACGCCCGCAAGGTGAAGGGCACCGCACGTTCGGCGATGAAGAAAGGTTACGCTGAAGTGATCATCTTCGATTCCCCCGATGAAATGATCAAGGCCTTGGCCAAAGGCGAGGTGCAGGCGGCGGTGCGGGGCGATCTCAGCGCCAACGAGACCATGGTGGCGATCAAACGGCAGTTCGGCCTCGAACATATACTGCGGGCGGCCCTGATGCAGCCCAAAGGGGGGAAGATGTTCTTCCTGGCCCCGGTAGGCGTAGACGAGGGTGGGGACATCGAGAGCAAGATGGAGATCATCAGGCTCTCCGCAAAGCTCTTCGCCTCCATCGGGGAGGAGATGCAGGCCGGCGTGCTCTCCGGAGGCCGCATAGGGGACATGGGGAGGAGCGAGGAGGTGGACCGCACCATCCGCGAAGGTTTGGAACTGGAGGCGCTCGCCAAAAGGGAAGGCTATGCCGTGGAGCATTGCCAGATCCTCATAGAGGATGCGGTCAGGACCAAGAATCTGATCGTCGCTCCTAACGGGATAACCGGCAACATCATCTTCCGCACGATGCATCTGGTGGACGGCTGCGTCTCCATGGGCGCTCCCATATTGAACCTGGAACGGATATTCGTGGACACTTCGCGGGCTAAAAGGTGCTACACGGACTCCATCGCCCTGGCCTCGGCCCTGGTCGTCAAGGGAAAATGA